The following are encoded in a window of Methylicorpusculum oleiharenae genomic DNA:
- a CDS encoding DegQ family serine endoprotease has product MNSKIFRTIAGCLVVPLAFLAASPAQSGLPVAVNGQKLPSLAPMLETSLPAVVNISTSTNVQVLEHPLMRDPFFRHFFQMPNQPSQRQKNSLGSGVIVDSRNGYVLTNNHVIDKADKIMVTLQDGRQLNAKLIGTDPDADVAVIQIPADNLTALPIADSDELRVGDFVIAIGNPFGLGQTVTSGIVSALGRSGLGIEGYENFIQTDASINPGNSGGALVNLNGEFVGMNTAILAPNGGNVGIGFAIPANMALTIKESLVKHGEVRRGLLGVTTQDLSPELVKAFGLETNKGAVVSKVEGNSPAARAGLEPGDIITEVNGQKIKGSHDIRNMIGLMQIGDKVDIELLRNNEKMTVQAAIGQPQRPQVAGEKIHPRLIGTILSSSQKNQIEGILLEKINTASEVWRAGLRPGDIIVSANRYRVRNLDELAQVVNPQSQLLINIQRGEEAFFLVLK; this is encoded by the coding sequence ATGAACAGTAAAATTTTTAGAACGATAGCGGGTTGTTTAGTCGTCCCCTTGGCTTTTCTTGCCGCATCACCGGCTCAGAGCGGACTCCCAGTTGCGGTGAATGGCCAGAAACTGCCTTCTCTTGCACCCATGCTTGAAACCAGCTTGCCGGCTGTTGTTAACATTTCCACCTCAACGAATGTCCAGGTTCTTGAGCATCCCTTAATGCGAGATCCTTTTTTCCGGCATTTTTTTCAAATGCCCAACCAACCCAGTCAGCGTCAAAAAAACAGCCTGGGATCAGGTGTTATTGTAGATAGCCGTAATGGCTATGTATTAACCAATAATCACGTCATCGATAAAGCCGACAAAATCATGGTGACCTTACAGGATGGCCGGCAACTGAATGCCAAGCTGATTGGAACCGATCCTGATGCCGATGTTGCCGTGATTCAAATCCCTGCCGACAACTTGACCGCTTTGCCGATTGCCGACTCAGATGAATTGCGAGTTGGCGACTTTGTCATTGCGATAGGCAACCCGTTCGGCTTGGGACAAACAGTAACGTCCGGAATCGTAAGTGCATTGGGACGTTCCGGCTTGGGCATTGAAGGGTATGAGAATTTCATCCAGACCGATGCCTCCATTAACCCAGGCAACTCGGGAGGTGCTTTGGTTAACTTGAATGGCGAATTTGTCGGGATGAATACGGCTATTTTGGCGCCCAACGGTGGCAATGTCGGCATAGGCTTTGCGATACCGGCTAACATGGCCTTGACTATTAAAGAGTCCTTAGTAAAGCATGGTGAGGTTAGGAGGGGATTATTGGGCGTCACGACACAAGACTTGAGTCCAGAACTTGTGAAAGCGTTTGGATTGGAAACCAATAAAGGCGCTGTAGTCAGCAAGGTTGAGGGTAACTCACCTGCCGCAAGAGCGGGTTTGGAGCCGGGTGATATCATTACAGAGGTGAACGGCCAGAAGATAAAAGGCAGTCATGACATTCGTAATATGATTGGTTTGATGCAAATTGGTGATAAGGTTGATATAGAGTTATTGCGCAATAATGAAAAGATGACTGTTCAAGCAGCCATTGGTCAGCCTCAACGACCGCAAGTCGCAGGAGAGAAAATCCACCCACGATTGATTGGAACCATCCTGAGCAGCAGTCAGAAAAATCAAATTGAAGGCATTCTTTTAGAAAAGATAAATACGGCTTCAGAAGTCTGGCGGGCAGGATTGAGACCCGGCGATATCATTGTTTCCGCCAACCGCTATCGGGTTAGAAACCTGGATGAATTAGCCCAGGTGGTAAATCCCCAAAGCCAGCTGTTAATCAATATACAGCGCGGTGAAGAAGCCTTTTTTCTGGTATTAAAGTAA
- the moaB gene encoding molybdenum cofactor biosynthesis protein B translates to MTERNFIPLNIAVLVVSDTRTDADDISGTALIERIRETGHIPVEKLIVPDSIYAIRSVVSRWIADEAVQVIISTGGTGVTGRDGTPEAIEPLLDKKLDGFGEIFRMISYQSIKTSTIQSRAIAGVANATYIFCLPGSSGACKTAWDDLIKDQLDFRTRPCNLVQLMPRLMEK, encoded by the coding sequence ATGACCGAAAGAAACTTTATCCCTCTTAACATAGCCGTTCTGGTGGTATCCGATACGCGAACCGATGCCGACGATATATCCGGAACGGCCTTGATTGAACGCATCAGGGAAACAGGTCATATTCCCGTTGAGAAATTGATCGTACCCGACTCCATCTATGCAATCCGGTCCGTCGTTTCGCGATGGATAGCCGATGAGGCGGTTCAGGTTATCATCAGCACCGGCGGCACCGGCGTAACAGGGAGAGATGGAACCCCTGAGGCGATTGAACCGTTGCTGGATAAGAAACTTGACGGCTTTGGCGAAATATTCAGAATGATCTCGTATCAATCCATCAAAACATCGACGATTCAATCCAGAGCCATTGCCGGAGTCGCCAATGCCACTTACATATTTTGCTTGCCCGGGTCGTCAGGGGCTTGTAAAACCGCCTGGGATGATTTGATTAAAGATCAGTTGGATTTTCGAACCAGGCCCTGTAATCTTGTTCAGCTAATGCCCAGACTCATGGAAAAATGA
- a CDS encoding DUF423 domain-containing protein: MRSVFLFLGSLSAFTGVAFGAFGAHALKNNFSPEMLDIYKTGVNYQMWHALGLFGLAFLQQQAPLSRLIHWAGWLMFAGIILFSGSLYLLTILNAKWLGMITPFGGLAFLAAWVLIMLFAAQKSS, encoded by the coding sequence ATGCGTTCAGTCTTCTTATTTTTAGGCTCATTAAGTGCCTTTACCGGTGTTGCCTTCGGTGCATTCGGTGCGCATGCTCTTAAAAACAATTTTAGCCCGGAGATGCTGGATATTTATAAAACCGGGGTTAATTATCAGATGTGGCATGCACTGGGGCTTTTCGGTCTCGCCTTCCTGCAGCAGCAGGCACCTTTGTCGCGCTTGATTCACTGGGCAGGCTGGCTGATGTTTGCCGGAATAATCTTATTCTCAGGCAGTCTCTATCTGTTGACAATACTCAATGCCAAATGGCTGGGTATGATTACCCCCTTCGGTGGCTTGGCCTTTTTAGCTGCCTGGGTCCTTATCATGCTATTTGCAGCTCAAAAATCCTCTTAA
- the pepN gene encoding aminopeptidase N, which yields MRDANPQTVYLKDYTVPEYLIHEVDLKFNLDDECTQVTAKLKISRNPESSHQSEALTLHGEKLELISVLLNGEALSKDDYQQTPTALIIHQVPQKQAFEVIIENHINPKANTALEGLYLSKSMLCTQCEAEGFRKITYFLDRPDVMSRFTTTLIGDKSRYPVLLSNGNKIAQGELLENDHWVTWEDPFAKPCYLFALVAGQLDCVADRFTTMSGRNIDLQIFVENHDLDKCAHAMQALKNAMLWDEQVYGREYDLDLYMIVAVGHFNMGAMENKGLNVFNTKFVLARPDTATDSDYEHIEGVIGHEYFHNWTGNRITCRDWFQLSLKEGFTVFRDQEFTGDRTSKAVKRIEDVNMLRTRQFAEDAGPMAHPIRPDAYIEINNFYTLTVYEKGAEVVRMLHTLLGAEGFRKGSDLYFQRHDGQAVTCDDFVNAMQDANGVDLTEFRRWYAQAGTPLVNVSPQYDEASQTLHLTISQTSPPTPGQPVKEPLPIPLRLGLLYSDGSIAPCQLKEQSASKNETVLQLTEKEQQFIFTGLKEKPVISILRGFSSPVKLTMERSQDELAFLLRHDCDTFNRWEAGQQLSSRIILNLIEDWRDGRELKIEPVIVDAFQQVLEQSWEDLSYFSLLLNLPSEIYLAEQMQVIDPEGIHYAREKVILTLAEQLQKRFLELYQLYHKDESGQFDSGAIGRRRIKNACLAYLSVLNTPEIQSLSLAQFKSAKNMTDQMAALSVIVNNEHPGKLQCLTDFYQQWQNEALVIDKWFALQASSPMPETFDTVTGLLDHPAFDMKNPNRVRSLVGAFSQANPLHFHASNGQGYRFLGDRIIELNTLNPQVASRMLSALTQWRRFDETRQQLMKDQLERIMTTDAISPDVYEVASKSLA from the coding sequence ATGCGTGATGCTAACCCACAAACAGTTTATCTAAAAGATTATACGGTACCGGAATACCTGATTCACGAAGTGGATCTGAAATTCAACCTGGATGATGAATGCACCCAAGTCACCGCCAAGCTGAAAATCAGCCGTAATCCGGAGAGTTCACATCAGAGCGAAGCCTTAACCCTTCATGGCGAAAAGCTGGAACTTATCAGCGTCTTGCTGAATGGGGAGGCGTTAAGTAAAGATGATTACCAGCAAACGCCAACCGCACTCATCATTCATCAAGTACCGCAGAAACAAGCCTTTGAAGTGATCATTGAAAATCACATTAACCCTAAAGCCAACACGGCTCTGGAAGGTCTATATCTTTCTAAGTCTATGTTATGCACCCAGTGCGAAGCGGAAGGCTTCAGGAAAATCACCTATTTTCTGGATCGTCCCGATGTGATGAGCCGGTTTACAACCACCTTGATCGGCGATAAATCGCGATATCCGGTGCTGCTTTCAAATGGCAACAAGATCGCACAAGGTGAGTTACTCGAAAATGATCACTGGGTCACCTGGGAAGATCCTTTCGCTAAACCTTGCTATTTGTTTGCGCTGGTAGCGGGGCAATTAGATTGCGTAGCCGATCGATTTACAACTATGTCGGGCCGTAATATCGATTTACAGATCTTTGTAGAAAACCATGATCTGGACAAATGCGCACATGCCATGCAAGCGCTCAAAAACGCGATGCTTTGGGACGAACAGGTTTACGGCCGCGAATACGATCTGGATTTGTATATGATCGTCGCGGTCGGGCACTTCAACATGGGCGCCATGGAAAATAAAGGCCTCAATGTCTTTAATACCAAATTCGTACTGGCGCGGCCTGATACCGCCACCGACAGTGATTATGAACACATTGAAGGGGTGATCGGTCATGAATACTTTCATAACTGGACCGGCAACCGGATTACCTGTAGAGACTGGTTTCAGCTCAGTTTGAAAGAAGGCTTTACCGTTTTCCGTGACCAGGAATTTACCGGCGACAGAACATCCAAAGCAGTTAAACGCATAGAAGACGTCAATATGCTGCGGACTCGCCAGTTTGCAGAAGATGCAGGACCTATGGCACATCCCATTCGTCCGGATGCCTACATTGAGATCAATAATTTTTACACGCTGACAGTCTACGAAAAAGGCGCAGAAGTCGTCAGAATGCTGCATACCTTGTTAGGTGCGGAGGGATTTCGTAAAGGCAGCGATCTCTATTTTCAGAGGCATGACGGCCAAGCGGTTACCTGCGACGATTTTGTCAATGCGATGCAGGATGCCAATGGTGTTGATCTGACGGAATTTCGACGCTGGTATGCACAGGCCGGAACACCTCTGGTCAACGTGAGCCCGCAGTATGATGAGGCATCCCAAACGCTGCATTTAACCATCAGTCAAACAAGCCCACCAACACCCGGCCAGCCAGTGAAAGAACCGCTGCCGATTCCTCTGCGGCTGGGCTTGCTGTATAGCGATGGCTCCATAGCACCCTGTCAGCTTAAAGAGCAATCCGCAAGCAAAAATGAAACGGTTTTACAGCTGACTGAAAAAGAACAGCAGTTTATTTTTACCGGTTTAAAAGAAAAACCGGTAATTTCGATTTTGCGCGGTTTTTCTTCGCCGGTAAAACTGACCATGGAGCGCAGTCAGGATGAGCTTGCTTTTTTACTGAGACATGACTGCGATACGTTCAATCGTTGGGAGGCCGGACAGCAATTATCCAGCCGAATTATTTTGAATTTGATTGAGGATTGGCGTGACGGCCGCGAGTTAAAAATTGAACCTGTTATTGTCGATGCTTTTCAACAGGTATTGGAACAATCCTGGGAGGATTTATCCTATTTTTCCTTGCTGTTAAATTTACCCTCCGAAATTTATTTGGCTGAGCAAATGCAGGTAATTGACCCCGAGGGCATTCATTATGCCAGGGAAAAAGTCATCCTGACTTTGGCTGAGCAGTTGCAAAAACGGTTTTTAGAACTTTATCAGCTCTACCATAAAGATGAATCAGGACAATTCGATTCGGGAGCTATTGGCCGCAGACGGATTAAAAATGCCTGCCTTGCCTATTTAAGTGTACTGAATACCCCTGAGATTCAAAGCTTGTCGCTGGCGCAATTTAAATCTGCCAAAAACATGACCGATCAGATGGCGGCGCTCAGTGTGATTGTTAATAACGAGCACCCTGGAAAATTGCAATGTCTGACCGATTTTTATCAGCAATGGCAAAATGAAGCGTTGGTAATTGACAAATGGTTTGCCTTACAAGCATCCAGCCCAATGCCTGAAACTTTCGATACTGTTACAGGTTTACTGGATCATCCCGCATTTGACATGAAAAACCCGAACCGGGTCCGTTCTCTGGTTGGGGCGTTCAGCCAAGCCAATCCATTGCATTTTCATGCCAGCAACGGCCAGGGTTACCGTTTTCTGGGCGACAGGATTATTGAATTGAATACATTGAACCCTCAAGTGGCATCCCGAATGTTAAGCGCACTGACACAATGGCGTCGTTTTGATGAAACTAGGCAACAACTAATGAAAGATCAGCTGGAACGCATAATGACAACCGACGCGATTTCACCTGATGTTTATGAGGTGGCAAGTAAGAGTTTGGCTTAA
- a CDS encoding UPF0182 family protein: MRIWKYLPAVVMTTVGILVTVYVAFYFVFLDLIVDYWWFQALKFEGYFWLRLLYRFFLSGIVTLFFFSIFFLHFWLSSRYFGFNPNEAVFSDPLKRRAFDRFADLFISYSIRLSTPVALVLAVMIAIPFYEQWEASLLFFFGGSAGVTEPVYGRDVGFYLLSYPIYQLIQSELLATACIIFIMVAFQYWMQSIFVPNQVKNFPMAAKIHLAVLFGFVVLFVLWGFALHRFSLLYVNVHEPVFSGPGFVELRYKLPLIWLSIFTFLASAIALLFYFFSEKPRIKMPFIVTFSLFLGVFGIQKIDFIPALIDKFIVKPNPVKTQRPFIQNNIDATLDAYDLKNIETVDFTVNLDPTKDIEEWSTQQRFENIPVWDREFLDDVYNQMQSIRPYYHFLEVDEGRYFINGFKRQVNLAAREMNISKLPKEAQNWENTHLRFTHGYGAVATPAAQDAANPIIWFMRDLNLHSDVGLEVNKPDIYYGQEQYKYAITPNNLNVVGLSGTTTTPPDNALDKAYRGSGGIPIPSYFRKLLFAFYFKDEKIFFSTNITSKSKLLIRRNIIERINLLTPFLHLDKDPYLVITKDRFFWVQDAYTLSNWYPVSKSADDDFLDGSEQFNYIRNSIKVTVDAYSGAVKYYNTDPTDPIIQAYDKAYPGVFRDIDEMPEELKRQLRYPRDLYYLQMKVYAKYHQTEPALFYQQAETWQFAQVRDKPVKPYYLTIDFGHCGGKEEFVMINAMTPVNNANLSMVSVASVMDKEKCGDAFKKGITVYKFHKEVQVNGPAQVEALIEQSPEISAQLTLWDQRGSRVEMGRMIILPMKNSILYVQPIYLISIKTRIPELARVIVSIGNEVVMDTTLWGAFKRLKERFIRVDNGTGTTFEPDKK, from the coding sequence ATGCGGATTTGGAAATATTTACCCGCTGTTGTAATGACAACAGTTGGTATCCTGGTTACTGTCTATGTAGCATTTTATTTCGTTTTTCTCGATCTAATTGTTGATTATTGGTGGTTTCAGGCCTTAAAGTTTGAAGGATACTTTTGGCTGCGCTTGCTCTATCGTTTTTTCCTTTCGGGTATTGTCACGCTCTTTTTCTTTTCGATTTTCTTTTTACATTTCTGGCTGTCTTCACGATATTTCGGCTTCAATCCGAATGAGGCTGTTTTTTCAGATCCACTGAAAAGACGGGCGTTTGACCGTTTTGCTGATTTATTTATCAGCTATTCAATCCGGTTGTCGACACCCGTAGCTTTAGTCTTGGCGGTGATGATCGCCATTCCTTTTTATGAACAATGGGAAGCATCATTACTTTTCTTCTTTGGTGGATCTGCCGGCGTTACTGAACCTGTTTACGGCAGAGATGTTGGTTTTTATCTGCTTTCCTATCCTATTTATCAGCTTATCCAATCGGAATTGCTTGCTACGGCCTGCATCATCTTTATCATGGTGGCGTTTCAATATTGGATGCAGAGTATTTTTGTACCCAATCAAGTCAAAAACTTTCCGATGGCGGCCAAGATTCATTTGGCCGTGTTGTTTGGGTTTGTCGTGTTGTTCGTGCTGTGGGGATTTGCTCTGCATAGATTTTCACTTTTATATGTCAATGTACATGAACCGGTCTTCTCAGGACCGGGCTTTGTTGAATTGAGATACAAATTGCCCCTTATTTGGCTGTCTATATTTACTTTTTTGGCTTCTGCAATTGCTTTGCTTTTTTACTTTTTTTCGGAGAAGCCTCGCATCAAAATGCCGTTTATCGTTACCTTCAGCTTATTTTTAGGCGTTTTCGGTATTCAAAAAATAGATTTCATACCCGCATTGATCGACAAATTTATTGTCAAACCCAATCCCGTCAAGACTCAACGTCCATTCATTCAGAACAATATTGACGCTACGCTGGATGCCTATGATCTTAAGAACATCGAAACGGTAGACTTTACCGTGAATCTGGATCCTACCAAGGACATTGAAGAATGGAGTACACAGCAAAGATTCGAGAACATTCCGGTCTGGGACCGCGAATTCCTGGATGACGTGTATAACCAGATGCAGAGTATCCGCCCTTATTACCATTTTCTTGAAGTGGATGAAGGACGTTATTTTATAAATGGCTTTAAGCGTCAGGTTAACCTCGCAGCAAGAGAAATGAACATCTCGAAACTACCTAAGGAAGCTCAAAACTGGGAAAATACGCATTTGCGTTTTACTCATGGTTACGGTGCTGTAGCCACCCCAGCGGCACAAGACGCTGCCAACCCGATTATCTGGTTCATGCGTGACCTCAATTTGCACTCTGATGTGGGTCTGGAAGTAAATAAACCGGATATATATTATGGTCAAGAACAATACAAATATGCGATTACCCCCAATAACCTGAATGTAGTGGGGCTATCCGGAACAACGACCACTCCTCCAGATAATGCGCTTGATAAAGCGTACAGAGGAAGCGGCGGAATTCCTATCCCCTCTTATTTCAGAAAACTTTTGTTTGCGTTTTATTTTAAAGACGAAAAGATATTTTTTTCTACCAATATTACGTCTAAAAGCAAGTTACTGATACGAAGAAACATTATTGAACGGATCAATTTACTAACCCCTTTTCTGCATCTGGATAAAGACCCCTATTTAGTGATCACAAAGGACCGTTTTTTCTGGGTTCAAGATGCTTATACTTTATCTAATTGGTATCCGGTTTCCAAATCGGCAGATGACGACTTTTTGGACGGCTCCGAACAATTCAATTACATTCGTAATTCGATCAAAGTTACGGTCGACGCCTACAGCGGCGCGGTTAAATACTATAATACCGACCCTACCGACCCTATCATTCAGGCTTATGATAAAGCTTATCCGGGCGTTTTTCGGGATATAGACGAAATGCCGGAAGAGCTGAAAAGGCAATTGCGTTATCCAAGAGATTTATATTATCTGCAAATGAAAGTCTATGCGAAATACCATCAGACTGAACCCGCATTGTTCTATCAGCAAGCTGAAACGTGGCAGTTTGCCCAAGTAAGAGACAAGCCTGTAAAGCCTTATTATTTAACTATAGATTTTGGGCATTGCGGAGGTAAGGAGGAATTTGTCATGATCAATGCCATGACGCCGGTAAATAACGCTAACCTGAGCATGGTGAGTGTGGCCAGTGTCATGGATAAAGAAAAATGCGGCGATGCCTTTAAAAAAGGTATCACTGTTTATAAATTCCACAAGGAAGTTCAGGTCAACGGCCCGGCCCAGGTGGAGGCTTTGATTGAGCAAAGCCCGGAAATATCTGCCCAGTTAACATTGTGGGATCAGCGCGGTTCACGCGTTGAAATGGGCAGGATGATTATTCTGCCTATGAAAAACTCTATCCTTTATGTTCAACCGATATATCTAATTTCTATCAAGACAAGGATACCTGAATTGGCTCGTGTAATAGTCTCGATTGGCAATGAAGTCGTCATGGACACAACTTTATGGGGAGCATTCAAAAGACTAAAAGAACGGTTTATCAGGGTTGATAACGGAACAGGAACAACGTTTGAACCTGATAAGAAATAA
- a CDS encoding Rsd/AlgQ family anti-sigma factor, with translation MISTQPNIDRRQQSRHLVDELKKERQQVWSMYCHVAELKPFSPRQQVQLKLTEFSQLLVDYISLGHFGIYDRLVTGDERRAGVLNMAEQIYPELSKTTDVAIAFNDKYEEALDALSLESLEHDLSHLGENLAIRIDLEDKLCNMLLN, from the coding sequence ATGATATCGACACAACCTAATATTGACAGGCGCCAACAATCACGTCATCTTGTGGACGAATTAAAAAAAGAAAGACAACAAGTGTGGAGCATGTATTGTCACGTTGCTGAACTTAAGCCGTTTTCACCTAGGCAACAAGTCCAACTTAAACTCACCGAATTTTCTCAGTTACTGGTTGATTACATTTCATTAGGCCACTTCGGTATTTATGATCGTTTGGTAACCGGGGACGAGCGCCGTGCGGGTGTTTTAAATATGGCCGAGCAGATTTATCCGGAGCTATCCAAAACAACAGATGTGGCCATTGCATTTAATGATAAATACGAAGAAGCATTGGATGCGCTCAGTTTAGAAAGTCTGGAGCACGATTTATCTCATTTGGGCGAGAATCTGGCCATAAGGATCGATCTGGAAGACAAATTGTGCAATATGCTTTTGAATTAG
- a CDS encoding nucleoside phosphorylase-I family protein: MKKHTETSQFALYSNHDDIYLIVTGVGKIAMSAGVAFSQGLLGSHNPTLINVGIAGHRDHSVNTPFIGHKIIDADTKKSFYPPLTYTLPCGSETILTTSHPQLKYDHGQLSDMEASAFYESAGRFSSGELIQCFKVVSDNLSQPAGLLEASKITHLIEQNLLILETLLTELRLLQRVLANKQDLKLSELTGIFRFSVTEKAYLKNLLQRWHVINSNQTLDINLENVKSGKELLKLLNKKLAILDYDL, translated from the coding sequence TTGAAAAAACATACTGAAACAAGCCAATTTGCTTTGTATAGCAACCATGATGACATTTATTTAATCGTCACTGGCGTTGGAAAAATAGCCATGTCTGCCGGTGTTGCTTTCTCTCAGGGATTATTAGGGAGTCATAATCCGACCTTAATAAATGTAGGAATTGCCGGGCACAGGGATCATTCCGTGAACACGCCCTTTATAGGACATAAAATTATCGATGCTGATACCAAAAAAAGCTTTTACCCTCCATTAACTTACACATTACCTTGTGGCTCAGAAACCATTTTGACGACATCTCACCCTCAATTGAAATACGATCATGGACAATTGAGCGACATGGAAGCCTCGGCTTTTTATGAATCAGCAGGACGGTTTTCGAGTGGTGAATTAATACAATGTTTCAAGGTGGTTTCAGATAACCTATCTCAACCAGCCGGTTTACTTGAAGCGAGTAAGATCACGCATTTGATTGAGCAAAATTTACTGATACTTGAAACGTTGCTAACAGAATTACGTTTATTGCAGAGGGTACTTGCAAACAAGCAGGATCTGAAATTATCCGAATTGACCGGTATATTTCGATTTTCCGTAACCGAAAAAGCATATCTTAAAAACCTGCTTCAACGCTGGCATGTCATTAATTCGAATCAAACATTGGACATCAATCTTGAAAATGTAAAGTCAGGAAAAGAACTGCTTAAATTACTTAATAAAAAACTAGCCATACTGGATTATGACCTATAA
- a CDS encoding sterol desaturase family protein codes for METLIRLTAALSIFGVMVFWEYLKPRRILPVERLVRWPINLGLAVINMLMMRLTVGSAAYLAAVNAEENHWGLLNRFNMPESLNIIISLLILDFAIYGQHVLSHKWPLLWRLHQVHHSDLAFDATTAVRFHPLEILFSMFYKVAFIYLIGADAFAVILFEIILNGAATFNHSNISIPDTLDKKLRFLIVTPDMHRIHHSTIKTETDSNYGFSITCWDWLCGTYKAHPKYSQEQMPIGLDCYRDKKTLGFLSLCLMPFRAPLK; via the coding sequence TTGGAAACATTGATACGCCTGACCGCTGCATTAAGCATTTTTGGTGTCATGGTCTTTTGGGAATACCTGAAACCGCGCCGTATACTTCCGGTGGAGAGACTTGTTCGCTGGCCAATTAATCTGGGTCTAGCTGTAATCAATATGTTGATGATGCGTCTAACGGTCGGAAGTGCCGCTTATTTAGCCGCTGTTAACGCGGAAGAAAATCATTGGGGATTGTTGAATCGGTTCAATATGCCAGAAAGTTTAAATATCATAATCAGTTTGTTGATTCTGGATTTTGCTATCTATGGGCAACACGTGCTCTCCCATAAATGGCCTTTGCTTTGGCGTCTTCATCAGGTTCATCACAGCGATTTAGCCTTCGATGCCACTACTGCCGTCCGCTTTCATCCGTTAGAAATCCTTTTTTCAATGTTTTATAAAGTTGCATTCATCTATTTGATAGGCGCTGACGCATTTGCGGTTATTCTTTTCGAAATCATCCTGAATGGCGCTGCTACGTTTAACCACAGTAATATTTCAATTCCGGATACTCTGGATAAAAAGCTTCGTTTCTTGATTGTTACACCGGACATGCATCGTATCCATCATTCGACTATCAAAACTGAAACCGATAGCAATTATGGGTTTTCTATTACATGCTGGGACTGGCTTTGTGGTACCTATAAGGCACATCCGAAATACTCACAAGAGCAAATGCCCATCGGACTCGATTGTTATAGAGACAAAAAGACATTGGGTTTTTTAAGCCTCTGCTTGATGCCTTTTCGCGCACCATTAAAATAA